Proteins encoded together in one Oryzias latipes chromosome 11, ASM223467v1 window:
- the kdm1b gene encoding lysine-specific histone demethylase 1B — MLSDADCPGNASGARRARKRSSGESPWEGQTLRSSRRQKRTNNPPSGQSKRKATDTEEEDDQSEKKYRKCEKAGCSAVYPVCFASASERCAKNGYTSRWYHLSCGEHFCNECFDHYYRSHKDGYETFAEWKKVWTSNGKSEPSLKAFMADQQLPFWVQCTKPDCRKWRQLTKEAQLTPALAETYRCGMKYNNIKSEGPDQCSQPEDLRVAEVSDSWWHSMLILPPLLKESPASPFLAAYYPDCVGMSPPGSSSSASSSELKADAHRAVHPQISGLSQYFQPFYQPNECGKALCVRPDMMELDELYEFPEFSRDPTMYLALRNLILASWHRNCKKVLTSEKCSQHIIVRGLVRVRCVQELDRVLHFMTRKGLINTGVLRVERPLLPEGYRSKNVIIIGAGAAGLAAARQLQNFGTAVVVLEARDRIGGRVWDDTSLGVMVGRGAQIVNGCVNNPIALMCEQMDIKMHKLGERCELFQKGGQATDPTIDKRMDFHFNAILDVVSEWRKDKSQSQDTPLGEKVQEVKKNFLQESGMQFSELEEKVLQFHLSNLEFACGSTLDKVSARSWDHNEFFAQFSGDHTLLTKGYYVLLHKLAEALDICTNCPVQAIDYSGETVKVISSNGSQWTAQKVLVTVPLILLQKNLIHFNPPLPERKLKAIHSLGAGIIEKIALQFPCRFWDKKIQGADYFGNIPPVPEKRGMFSVFYDLDPQGKNAVLMSVISGDAVAAVRDMEEKDVVNECMKVLRELFKEQEVPEPVNYFVTHWSKDVWSQMSYSFVKTGGSGEAYDILAEDVQGKVFFAGEATNRHFPQTVTGAYLSGVREASKMTAV, encoded by the exons AGTAAAAGAAAAGCCACAGACACCGAGGAAGAAGATGATCAGTCTGAGAAGAAGTACAGAAAATGCGAGAAGGCTGGATGCTCTGCTGTGTACCCCGTTTGTTTTGCAAGTGCATCAGAAAG GTGTGCAAAAAATGGATACACATCGCGCTGGTATCATCTGTCGTGCGGCGAGCATTTCTGTAACGAGTGTTTTGATCACTACTACAGAAG CCATAAAGATGGCTATGAGACCTTTGCCGAATGGAAGAAGGTGTGGACTAGTAACGGGAAGAGTGAGCCCAGTCTAAAAGCCTTCATGGCAGATCAACAGCTGCCATTCTGG GTTCAGTGCACTAAGCCAGACTGCAGGAAATGGCGCCAACTGACTAAGGAGGCCCAACTTACTCCAGCACTAGCAGAAACGTACCGCTGTGGAATGAAGTACAACAACATTAAA AGTGAGGGACCAGACCAGTGCTCCCAGCCAGAGGACTTG AGAGTGGCCGAGGTCAGCGACAGCTGGTGGCATTCCATGCTGATTTTGCCGCCGTTGCTTAAAGAAAGCCCTGCCAGCCCCTTCCTTGCTGCCTACTATCCTGACTGTGTGGGAATGAGTCCGCCGGGCTCTTCCAGTTCCGCGTCGTCCTCCGAGCTGAAGGCGGACGCCCACAGAGCTGTGCACCCACAGA ttTCAGGCCTCTCTCAGTACTTTCAGCCATTCTACCAGCCTAATGAGTGTGGGAAGGCGTTGTGTGTGCGTCCGGACATGATGGAGCTGGATGAGCTGTACGAGTTTCCAGAATTTTCCAGGGATCCCACGATGTATCTAGCTCTGCGTAATCTTATTTTGGCCTCCTGGCACAGGAACTGCAAG AAAGTCCTAACTTCTGAGAAATGCTCTCAGCACATCATCGTTCGGGGTTTGGTGCGCGTGCGCTGCGTGCAGGAGTTGGACCGTGTGCTTCATTTCATGACGAGAAAGGGCCTCATCAACACTGGTGTGCTGAGAGTGGAACGGCCTCTGCTTCCTGAAGGATATCGCTCG aAGAACGTTATTATTATCGGTGCTGGGGCCGCAGGACTGGCTGCTGCGCGGCAGCTTCAAAACTTCGGCACTGCA GTGGTGGTGCTTGAAGCAAGGGACAGGATTGGTGGCCGGGTATGGGATGATACCTCTTTAGGCGTCATGGTGGGTCGAGGCGCTCAGATTGTCAATGGATGTGTCAACAACCCCATTGCACTCATGTGTGAGCAG ATGGACATCAAGATGCATAAACTCGGGGAACGATGTGAACTGTTTCAAAAGGGCGGTCAGGCTACTGACCCCACCATCGACAAGCGCATGGACTTCCACTTCAACGCCATCCTGGATGTGGTATCAGAATGGAGGAAAGACAAGTCACAGAGCCAGGACACACCACTTGGAG AAAAGGTTCAGgaggtaaagaaaaactttctCCAGGAGTCTGGGATGCAGTTCAGTGAACTGGAGGAGAAAGTGTTACAGTTTCATCTCAGTAATCTGGAGTTTGCTTGTGGAAGCACGTTAGACAAG gtGTCTGCACGATCCTGGGACCACAATGAATTTTTTGCTCAGTTCTCAGGAGACCACACTTTACTCACTAAGGGCTACTATGTTTTACTGCACAAGCTGGCCGAGGCCCTGGACATCTGCACAAACTGTCCG GTTCAGGCTATTGATTACTCAGGTGAAACTGTTAAGGTTATATCCTCTAATGGTTCCCAGTGGACAGCgcagaag gtTCTTGTTACGGTCCCGTTGATTTTACTTCAGAAGAACCTCATTCATTTCAATCCCCCTCTTCCTGAGAGAAAACTCAAAGCAATCCACAGTTTAGGAGCTGGTATTATAGAGAAG ATTGCTCTTCAGTTCCCGTGTCGATTTTGGGACAAAAAGATTCAAGGGGCAGATTACTTTGGGAACATCCCGCCAGTTCCTGAAAAGAGAGGCATGTTCAGTGTCTTCTATGATCTGGATCCTCAg GGAAAGAACGCTGTGCTGATGTCCGTCATTTCTGGTGATGCTGTCGCCGCCGTTCGGGACATGGAGGAGAAGGACGTGGTCAATGAGTGCATGAAGGTTTTGCGAGAGCTTTTCAAAGAGCAG GAGGTTCCAGAACCTGTCAATTATTTTGTCACACATTGGAGCAAAGACGTGTGGTCCCAGATGTCTTACAGCTTTGTGAAGACAGGGGGCAGCGGAGAGGCCTATGACATCCTGGCTGAAGATGTGCAGGGAAAAGTCTTCTTTGCTGGAGAG GCGACCAACCGACACTTCCCTCAGACTGTGACGGGGGCTTACCTCAGTGGGGTCAGAGAGGCCAGCAAGATGACTGCTGTGTAA
- the LOC101172344 gene encoding nucleolin 2, with protein MDCGTADLHANLAHQSSGPDSSGSDDEELIPLAKLLKKRNGKEKEAQDSHQTTPRSSTKSKRKEASDNSSDDEPLINKKKDFSPAAEDKKENTPPKSYGTTNKNADSNAEDDSDSEPLIKKAKGRTRRPKKKTSSVTPRKSAGRKRKVSQSNDECSDDDEPLSETAKKRRSQPKRKKSSKASDKTTPLIKSKRNTGKKSINYVETSTDHSSDEEQVVSVKKKAAPKQQKSSPKKKTTTKQKDPSSAENSSDEDDVSLAKLVAKKRNTVKRNAKKSSASPGRPAKKKPEVRDETSDDEPLINIVKKSTGRNSKKPVKKEGKTPRKQRNVAATDVSGRISDDESLSQVPKHPQVTKSVRVLLKRCDAEDTRPTASRKRTQTAQRQKADKSPQESLGSDESSAE; from the exons ATGGACTGCGGTACCGCCGATCTACACGCTAACTTGGCGCACCAGTCTTCAG GGCCAGACAGTTCTGGCTCAGACGACGAGGAGCTCATCCCCCTGGCGAAGCttctgaagaaaagaaatggtaaagaaaaagaggcacAGGATAGCCACCAGACGACCCCCAGATCCAGcacaaaatccaaaagaaaagaag CTTCAGACAACTCCTCGGACGATGAGCCgctgataaataagaaaaaggatttttcaccAGCAGCGgaagacaaaaaggaaaataccCCCCCTAAATCTTATGGCACAACCAACAAGAATGCAG ATTCCAACGCAGAGGATGACTCAGATAGTGAGCCTTTGATAAAAAAGGCGAAAGGGCGCACCAGAAGGCCTAAAAAGAAGACCAGCTCAGTGACGCCGAGGAAATCTGCTGGCAGAAAGCGGAAAg tGTCACAGTCAAATGATGAGTGCTCTGACGATGATGAGCCTTTGAGTGAAACTGCCAAAAAACGGAGGTCACAGCCTAAGAGGAAGAAATCTTCAAAGGCATCTGATAAAACAACCCCACTTATTAAATCAAAGAGGAACACAGGAAAGAAAAGCA TTAATTATGTGGAGACATCCACAGACCATAGCTCAGATGAAGAGCAAGTCGTAAGTGTAAAGAAGAAAGCGGCACCGAAACAGCAGAAGTCGTCGCCCAAAAAGAAAacgacaacaaaacaaaaag ATCCTTCATCTGCAGAaaacagctcagatgaggatGATGTTTCCCTGGCAAAACTTGTTGCCAAAAAGAGAAATACTGTGAAAAGAAACGCAAAGAAGAGTTCTGCATCTCCAGGCAGGCCAGCAAAAAAGAAGCCAG agGTCAGAGATGAAACCTCGGATGATGAGCCTCTAATTAACATTGTGAAGAAGAGCACAGGGAGAAACAGCAAAAAGCCTGTAAAGAAAGAAGGCAAAACTCCTAGAAAGCAGAGAAATGTGGCTGCGACAg ACGTTTCAGGCAGGATTTCAGATGATGAATCTTTGTCACAAGTTCCTAAGCATCCACAAGTGACCAAATCCGTACGGGTTCTACTGAAGAGATGTGATGCTGAAGACACCAGGCCAACAGCAAGTCGGAAAAGAACTCAAACAG CGCAAAGGCAGAAGGCTGACAAATCGCCGCAGGAAAGCTTAGGTTCAGATGAATCATCAGCAGAATAA
- the dpy19l4 gene encoding probable C-mannosyltransferase DPY19L4 isoform X1 yields MSELICRKSETLKGDDEVEKEPEKEPEMPTKDLDEKKEKEVKKSSMEANEGEEKDAQHEQENSRRRSRQSSSAYFVQCLVRVVFGCLAAVACGILYAAYLSACHDRKFWFSAKQELEREISFQGGSGLYYYFYKHMLSAPSFERGFYELMMDNRTISGQTINAVERLSLYPEVITSFIYRYTNSQDFVEPIYFYIGVVFCLQALYVTALFVCSWVLSGTWVAGMLAVSWYVINRPDTTQVDHAVPLRENWALPCFSLQVVALTGFLSNNIRSATEMFCYLTMSATTFTLLLIWEPGHYILFVQGLCLFLLDSFDVMPTRKMDDIHKVYLSSLFLAYLFQFENTSLISSPLLSLQIGSLLARHFQQKMKIGPLVARVMKLFLHFHLVFSTSITYIYLVKKLIPVSDNDFILKFLEVKFGLNRTTDFVTNYLLCQKSLQAPSQDLFLRLTQASVLPFYLLVLAVCLLSTLQTIYRRLSGEPMKTRHSLEDGRIGEQPAVIYHVFHSLFFGSLALLFDGMKYLWTPYVCMFTAFGVCSPHLFMTVFKWLKLKSMHPVVLALILSTAVPTIIGFSLWREYYPHVLADLGELHEIHDPDMLELMTWIRLHTPAAAVFAGSPQLLGTIKLCSGSAVTSLPLYTDFNLLKRTEDSFQVYAMRSAEDVYKLLTAQKTNYVIIEESICAEFTRNKGCRVKDLLDIANGHVIFDQEEMYSVSKHGRFCHEIKMNYSPYTNYFTRVFWNHSYHVYKVNYVISFQY; encoded by the exons ATGTCCGAGTTAATATGCCGGAAATCAGAAACTTTGAAAGGGGATGATGAAGTGGAAAAAGAACCAGAAAAGGAGCCAGAGATGCCAACTAAAG ATTTGGAtgagaagaaggagaaggaggtgAAAAAGTCCAGCATGGAAGCAAATGAAGGTGAAGAGAAAGATGCTCAACATGAGCAGGAAAACTCAAGAAGAAGATCCCGACAAAGCTCCTCGGCAT ATTTTGTGCAGTGTCTGGTTCGGGTTGTCTTTGGATGCCTGGCAGCTGTTGCCTGTGGAATACTTTACGCTGCATATCTATCTGCCTGTCATGACAGGAAGTTCTGGTTTTCAGCTAAACAG GAGCTGGAGCGGGAAATTTCTTTCCAGGGAGGCAGTGGGCTTTATTATTACTTCTACAAGCACATGCTGTCTGCACCATCCTTTGAAAGAG gtttttatgAACTGATGATGGATAACAGGACCATTTCGGGGCAGACAATCAATGCTGTGGAGCGTCTTTCGCTTTATCCAGAGGTCATCACAAGCTTCATTTACAGATATACTAACAGTCAG GATTTTGTGGAACCTATCTACTTCTACATAGGAGTGGTGTTTTGCCTCCAGGCTCTGTACGTCACCGCCCTTTTTGTGTGCAGCTGGGTGCTGAGTGGCACCTGGGTGGCTGGCATGTTGGCTGTGTCCTGGTACGTGATCAATAG ACCAGACACCACCCAGGTGGACCATGCTGTTCCTCTGCGCGAGAACTGGGCCCTGCCTTGCTTCTCCCTTCAGGTTGTGGCTTTGACGGGATTTCTGAGCAACAACATCCGCTCTGCCACAGAG ATGTTCTGCTATCTTACCATGAGTGCCACCACATTCACCCTCCTGTTGATATGGGAGCCTGGTCACTACATCCTCTTTGTTCAGGGGCTCTGTCTGTTTCTGCTGGACTCTTTTGATGTGATGCCAACAAGAAAG ATGGACGACATTCATAAAGTGTACCTCAGCTCGCTGTTCCTGGCCTACTTGTTCCAGTTTGAAAACACTAGCTTGATCAGCTCGCCGCTGCTCAGCCTTCAGATTGGTTCATTGCTCGCGAGGCACTTCCAG CAAAAGATGAAGATTGGTCCTCTGGTGGCAAGAGTGATGAAGCTTTTCTTGCATTTCCACCTGGTCTTCTCCACCAGCATCACTTATATTTATTTAGTCAAG aaGCTCATACCTGTAAGTGATAATGATTTCATTCTGAAGTTCCTTGAAGTCAAGTTTGGGCTCAACAGGACGAC TGACTTTGTCACCAACTACCTTCTGTGCCAAAAGAGCCTTCAAGCGCCCAGTCAGGATTTGTTTCTTCGACTGACTCAGGCTTCAGTTCTTCCCTTTTATCTCCTGGTGCTCGCCGTCTGCCTCCTCTCCACCCTGCAGACCATTTATAGAAGACTCAG TGGTGAGCCGATGAAGACCAGGCACAGCCTCGAAGATGGAAGGATTGGAGAGCAGCCCGCAGTCATCTATCACGTCTTTCACTCCCTGTTTTTTGGAAGTCTGGCTCTGCTGTTTGATGG GATGAAATATTTATGGACGCCATATGTCTGTATGTTTACAGCATTTGGAGTCTGCTCTCCGCACCTCTTCATGACCGTGTTTAAATGGCTCAAGCTGAAGTCCATGCATCCTGTAgttctg GCTTTGATTCTGAGCACAGCTGTTCCCACCATCATTGGCTTCAGTTTGTGGAGAGAG TATTACCCTCATGTCTTAGCTGATTTGGGGGAGCTGCATGAGATCCACGACCCAGACATGCTGGAGCTGATGACCTGGATCAG GTTGCACactccagcagcagctgtgtTTGCTGGCAGCCCTCAGCTTTTAGGAACAATAAAGTTGTGTTCTGGGTCAGCTGTAACTAGTTTACCTCTTTACACAGACTTCAACCTGCTGAAGAGGACTGAAGAT AGTTTCCAGGTGTACGCAATGAGATCTGCCGAGGATGTGTATAAACTTCTGACTGCTCAGAAAACAAACTATGTGATCATTGAGGAGTCCATCTGTGCAGAGTTCACGCGCAACAAGGGCTGCAGAGTCAAGGACCTGCTGGATATCGCTAATGGACAT GTCATCTTTGACCAAGAGGAGATGTATTCTGTTTCTAAGCACGGACGATTCTGCCACGAGATCAAGATGAACTACTCGCCCTACACAAACTACTTCACTCGGGTTTTCTGGAACCATTCGTACCATGTCTACAAAGTGAACTATGTCATCTCGTTCCAGTACTaa
- the dpy19l4 gene encoding probable C-mannosyltransferase DPY19L4 isoform X2 encodes MSELICRKSETLKGDDEVEKEPEKEPEMPTKDLDEKKEKEVKKSSMEANEGEEKDAQHEQENSRRRSRQSSSAYFVQCLVRVVFGCLAAVACGILYAAYLSACHDRKFWFSAKQELEREISFQGGSGLYYYFYKHMLSAPSFERGFYELMMDNRTISGQTINAVERLSLYPEVITSFIYRYTNSQDFVEPIYFYIGVVFCLQALYVTALFVCSWVLSGTWVAGMLAVSWYVINRPDTTQVDHAVPLRENWALPCFSLQVVALTGFLSNNIRSATEMFCYLTMSATTFTLLLIWEPGHYILFVQGLCLFLLDSFDVMPTRKMDDIHKVYLSSLFLAYLFQFENTSLISSPLLSLQIGSLLARHFQQKMKIGPLVARVMKLFLHFHLVFSTSITYIYLVKLIPVSDNDFILKFLEVKFGLNRTTDFVTNYLLCQKSLQAPSQDLFLRLTQASVLPFYLLVLAVCLLSTLQTIYRRLSGEPMKTRHSLEDGRIGEQPAVIYHVFHSLFFGSLALLFDGMKYLWTPYVCMFTAFGVCSPHLFMTVFKWLKLKSMHPVVLALILSTAVPTIIGFSLWREYYPHVLADLGELHEIHDPDMLELMTWIRLHTPAAAVFAGSPQLLGTIKLCSGSAVTSLPLYTDFNLLKRTEDSFQVYAMRSAEDVYKLLTAQKTNYVIIEESICAEFTRNKGCRVKDLLDIANGHVIFDQEEMYSVSKHGRFCHEIKMNYSPYTNYFTRVFWNHSYHVYKVNYVISFQY; translated from the exons ATGTCCGAGTTAATATGCCGGAAATCAGAAACTTTGAAAGGGGATGATGAAGTGGAAAAAGAACCAGAAAAGGAGCCAGAGATGCCAACTAAAG ATTTGGAtgagaagaaggagaaggaggtgAAAAAGTCCAGCATGGAAGCAAATGAAGGTGAAGAGAAAGATGCTCAACATGAGCAGGAAAACTCAAGAAGAAGATCCCGACAAAGCTCCTCGGCAT ATTTTGTGCAGTGTCTGGTTCGGGTTGTCTTTGGATGCCTGGCAGCTGTTGCCTGTGGAATACTTTACGCTGCATATCTATCTGCCTGTCATGACAGGAAGTTCTGGTTTTCAGCTAAACAG GAGCTGGAGCGGGAAATTTCTTTCCAGGGAGGCAGTGGGCTTTATTATTACTTCTACAAGCACATGCTGTCTGCACCATCCTTTGAAAGAG gtttttatgAACTGATGATGGATAACAGGACCATTTCGGGGCAGACAATCAATGCTGTGGAGCGTCTTTCGCTTTATCCAGAGGTCATCACAAGCTTCATTTACAGATATACTAACAGTCAG GATTTTGTGGAACCTATCTACTTCTACATAGGAGTGGTGTTTTGCCTCCAGGCTCTGTACGTCACCGCCCTTTTTGTGTGCAGCTGGGTGCTGAGTGGCACCTGGGTGGCTGGCATGTTGGCTGTGTCCTGGTACGTGATCAATAG ACCAGACACCACCCAGGTGGACCATGCTGTTCCTCTGCGCGAGAACTGGGCCCTGCCTTGCTTCTCCCTTCAGGTTGTGGCTTTGACGGGATTTCTGAGCAACAACATCCGCTCTGCCACAGAG ATGTTCTGCTATCTTACCATGAGTGCCACCACATTCACCCTCCTGTTGATATGGGAGCCTGGTCACTACATCCTCTTTGTTCAGGGGCTCTGTCTGTTTCTGCTGGACTCTTTTGATGTGATGCCAACAAGAAAG ATGGACGACATTCATAAAGTGTACCTCAGCTCGCTGTTCCTGGCCTACTTGTTCCAGTTTGAAAACACTAGCTTGATCAGCTCGCCGCTGCTCAGCCTTCAGATTGGTTCATTGCTCGCGAGGCACTTCCAG CAAAAGATGAAGATTGGTCCTCTGGTGGCAAGAGTGATGAAGCTTTTCTTGCATTTCCACCTGGTCTTCTCCACCAGCATCACTTATATTTATTTAGTCAAG CTCATACCTGTAAGTGATAATGATTTCATTCTGAAGTTCCTTGAAGTCAAGTTTGGGCTCAACAGGACGAC TGACTTTGTCACCAACTACCTTCTGTGCCAAAAGAGCCTTCAAGCGCCCAGTCAGGATTTGTTTCTTCGACTGACTCAGGCTTCAGTTCTTCCCTTTTATCTCCTGGTGCTCGCCGTCTGCCTCCTCTCCACCCTGCAGACCATTTATAGAAGACTCAG TGGTGAGCCGATGAAGACCAGGCACAGCCTCGAAGATGGAAGGATTGGAGAGCAGCCCGCAGTCATCTATCACGTCTTTCACTCCCTGTTTTTTGGAAGTCTGGCTCTGCTGTTTGATGG GATGAAATATTTATGGACGCCATATGTCTGTATGTTTACAGCATTTGGAGTCTGCTCTCCGCACCTCTTCATGACCGTGTTTAAATGGCTCAAGCTGAAGTCCATGCATCCTGTAgttctg GCTTTGATTCTGAGCACAGCTGTTCCCACCATCATTGGCTTCAGTTTGTGGAGAGAG TATTACCCTCATGTCTTAGCTGATTTGGGGGAGCTGCATGAGATCCACGACCCAGACATGCTGGAGCTGATGACCTGGATCAG GTTGCACactccagcagcagctgtgtTTGCTGGCAGCCCTCAGCTTTTAGGAACAATAAAGTTGTGTTCTGGGTCAGCTGTAACTAGTTTACCTCTTTACACAGACTTCAACCTGCTGAAGAGGACTGAAGAT AGTTTCCAGGTGTACGCAATGAGATCTGCCGAGGATGTGTATAAACTTCTGACTGCTCAGAAAACAAACTATGTGATCATTGAGGAGTCCATCTGTGCAGAGTTCACGCGCAACAAGGGCTGCAGAGTCAAGGACCTGCTGGATATCGCTAATGGACAT GTCATCTTTGACCAAGAGGAGATGTATTCTGTTTCTAAGCACGGACGATTCTGCCACGAGATCAAGATGAACTACTCGCCCTACACAAACTACTTCACTCGGGTTTTCTGGAACCATTCGTACCATGTCTACAAAGTGAACTATGTCATCTCGTTCCAGTACTaa